From the genome of Eucalyptus grandis isolate ANBG69807.140 chromosome 2, ASM1654582v1, whole genome shotgun sequence, one region includes:
- the LOC104426975 gene encoding fatty alcohol:caffeoyl-CoA acyltransferase — translation MGTLYQEPPRLIQDLRVTVHDTSLVFPSKPVPNKPFFLSNIDKVLNFDVQTIHFFPAHVEFPPDKVTETLKVALAKILVHYEFLSGRLKFNAASGRLEIECNSEGVGFVVASSECSLDDVGDLVYPNPAFERLVTKSMDILQPDNQPLCIVQVTSFTCGGFVMGISTNHGTFDGLSFKMFLQNLAALAADKPLAVDPCNDRRLLAARSPPQISFPHPELLKLDVAPGQDSSRPLVFKDTPEDLDFKIFKLSPKDIAHLKEKAAKDAGGPGSPYPKARVTGFNVVTAHIWRCKALSSCDGTDDGSSKSRSSTLLYAVDIRPRLEPPLPRGYAGNAVLTAYATVTCGELEEWPLGRLVEMVTEGAGRMTDKYARSVIDWGEVNVGFPHGEVLVSSWWRLGFTDVEYPWGRPRYSCPLVYHRKDIILLFPDMITTSPNGGDGVNVLVALPGPEMAKFQSLFHKFLA, via the exons ATGGGGACTCTATACCAAGAACCTCCACGCCTCATCCAGGACCTCAGGGTCACCGTTCACGACACCTCCCTGGTGTTCCCGTCCAAACCCGTCCCCAACAAGCCCTTCTTCTTGTCCAACATCGACAAGGTCCTCAACTTCGACGTCCAGACCATCCACTTCTTCCCTGCGCACGTGGAGTTCCCCCCTGACAAGGTGACCGAGACGCTGAAGGTCGCACTCGCCAAGATCCTGGTGCATTATGAGTTCCTGAGTGGGCGGCTCAAGTTCAACGCTGCGAGTGGGCGGCTGGAGATTGAGTGCAACTCGGAAGGAGTGGGGTTCGTGGTGGCGTCCAGCGAGTGCAGCCTGGACGACGTTGGGGACTTGGTTTATCCAAACCCGGCCTTCGAGCGGTTGGTCACCAAGTCTATGGACATTCTGCAACCTGACAATCAGCCCTTGTGCATAGTCCAG GTGACGTCGTTCACGTGCGGGGGATTCGTGATGGGGATATCGACCAATCACGGGACCTTCGACGGGTtgagcttcaagatgttcttgCAAAACCTGGCCGCGCTCGCTGCCGACAAGCCTCTGGCGGTGGATCCCTGCAACGACAGGCGGCTCCTGGCTGCCCGCTCGCCGCCGCAGATCTCGTTCCCCCACCCGGAGCTGCTCAAGCTTGACGTCGCTCCGGGCCAAGACTCCTCGCGCCCCCTCGTGTTCAAAGATACCCCTGAGGACCTTGACTTCAAGATCTTCAAGCTCTCTCCCAAGGACATTGCCCATCTCAAGGAGAAGGCCGCCAAGGACGCCGGCGGCCCAGGCTCACCCTATCCCAAGGCCCGTGTCACCGGCTTCAATGTCGTGACTGCCCACATATGGCGGTGCAAGGCCCTGTCGTCGTGTGATGGCACTGACGATGGTAGTAGCAAGAGCCGATCATCAACGCTGCTGTACGCGGTGGACATAAGGCCAAGGCTGGAGCCCCCGCTGCCACGGGGTTATGCGGGGAATGCAGTGCTGACGGCATACGCAACGGTGACGTGCGGGGAGCTGGAGGAATGGCCGCTAGGGAGGCTGGTAGAGATGGTGACAGAGGGGGCGGGGAGGATGACAGACAAGTATGCGAGGTCGGTCATCGACTGGGGGGAGGTAAACGTGGGGTTCCCGCACGGAGAGGTGCTGGTGTCGTCGTGGTGGAGGCTCGGGTTCACCGATGTGGAGTACCCGTGGGGGAGGCCGAGGTACAGCTGTCCACTGGTGTACCACCGCAAGGACATCATCTTGCTCTTCCCGGACATGATCACGACTAGCCCAAATGGCGGCGATGGCGTTAATGTCTTGGTTGCCCTGCCCGGCCCGGAGATGGCCAAGTTTCAGTCTCTGTTCCACAAGTTCTTGGCCTGA